A genomic stretch from Setaria italica strain Yugu1 chromosome VII, Setaria_italica_v2.0, whole genome shotgun sequence includes:
- the LOC101785309 gene encoding two-component response regulator ORR1 isoform X2: MEVGGAEVEEGVTRVLVVDDSPVDRRVAQLLLSSSNSCAGSFHVIAVDSAKKAMEFLGLKDGKEQAIDMVLTDYCMPEMTGYDLLKAVKALNPLKPIPVIVMSSEDEPQRISRCLNAGAEDFIVKPLQSKDVQRLRNCSTARPGKPTPPCEAVAKRKPLVLPPSAIAAASPSGRRAKFVGVAMVLHSSSVELSQYFPLLLKLVVVVYAVLCVGELLHRWSSGGGCSLALWCA; encoded by the exons ATGGAGgtaggaggagcggaggtggaggagggggtgaCGAGGGTGCTGGTGGTGGACGACTCGCCCGTCGACCGCCGGGTGGCGCAGCTCCTGCTCAGCAGCAGCaactcctgcgccggctccttccaTG TCATCGCCGTCGACAGCGCCAAGAAGGCCATGGAGTTCCTCGGCCTCAAGGACGGCAAG GAGCAGGCCATCGACATGGTGCTCACCGACTACTGCATGCCCGAGATGACCGGCTACGACCTGCTCAAGGCCGTCAAG GCGCTGAACCCCCTGAAGCCGATCCCGGTGATCGTCATGTCGTCAGAAGACGAGCCCCAGCGGATCAGCAG ATGCTTAAACGCCGGTGCTGAGGACTTCATCGTGAAGCCACTGCAGAGCAAGGACGTGCAGCGCCTCAGGAACTGCTCCACGGCGAGGCCCGGCAAGCCCACCCCGCCGTGCGAGGCCGTGGCCAAGAGGAAACCGCTGGTGCTGCCACCCtctgccatcgccgccgcgtcgccatCGGGACGGCGAGCAAAGTTCGTCGGAGTCGCCATG GTCCTGCATTCGTCGAGCGTGGAGCTGTCGCAGTACTTCCCGCTCCTGCTCAAGCTCGTCGTGGTGGTCTACGCCGTGCTGTGCGTGGGCGAGCTCCTGCACAGATGGTCGTCGGGCGGCGGCTGCTCGCTCGCCCTCTGGTGCGCCTGA
- the LOC101785309 gene encoding two-component response regulator ORR1 isoform X1 — translation MEVGGRGGVEVEEGVMRVLLVDDSPVDRRVAQLLLSSDSCAGSFHVIAVDSAKKAMEFLGLKDGKEQAIDMVLTDYCMPEMTGYDLLKAVKALNPLKPIPVIVMSSEDEPQRISRCLNAGAEDFIVKPLQSKDVQRLRNCSTARPGKPTPPCEAVAKRKPLVLPPSAIAAASPSGRRAKFVGVAMVLHSSSVELSQYFPLLLKLVVVVYAVLCVGELLHRWSSGGGCSLALWCA, via the exons ATGGAAgtaggaggacgaggaggggtggaggtggaggagggggtgaTGAGGGTGCTGCTGGTGGACGACTCCCCCGTGGATCGCCGGGTGGCGCAGCTCCTGCTCAGCAGCGACTCCTGCGCCGGCTCATTCCACG TCATCGCCGTCGACAGCGCCAAGAAGGCCATGGAGTTCCTCGGCCTCAAGGACGGCAAG GAGCAGGCCATCGACATGGTGCTCACCGACTACTGCATGCCCGAGATGACCGGCTACGACCTGCTCAAGGCCGTCAAG GCGCTGAACCCCCTGAAGCCGATCCCGGTGATCGTCATGTCGTCAGAAGACGAGCCCCAGCGGATCAGCAG ATGCTTAAACGCCGGTGCTGAGGACTTCATCGTGAAGCCACTGCAGAGCAAGGACGTGCAGCGCCTCAGGAACTGCTCCACGGCGAGGCCCGGCAAGCCCACCCCGCCGTGCGAGGCCGTGGCCAAGAGGAAACCGCTGGTGCTGCCACCCtctgccatcgccgccgcgtcgccatCGGGACGGCGAGCAAAGTTCGTCGGAGTCGCCATG GTCCTGCATTCGTCGAGCGTGGAGCTGTCGCAGTACTTCCCGCTCCTGCTCAAGCTCGTCGTGGTGGTCTACGCCGTGCTGTGCGTGGGCGAGCTCCTGCACAGATGGTCGTCGGGCGGCGGCTGCTCGCTCGCCCTCTGGTGCGCCTGA
- the LOC101784249 gene encoding uncharacterized protein LOC101784249 isoform X1, producing MASPAAATRHPSPTVLASTPRHRLRLHRRGYPPSKLGYQTSRLKVNALFGWLRGDTAMRELIPPAESYTLSGSASEVGAEPREVSISVASSIMDIPAADWDACACDPADPEKFNPFLTHAFLSSLEESGSAVKETGWLPFHVVARDETGHIIGVVPLYLKSHSRGEFVFDQSWAEAYYSYGLEYYPKLQSCVPFTPVTGQRILLRSTPYRDQVFDALIKGLKSLTTKMNVSSLHITFPSEGEFSKLKDNGLLQRIGLQYHWRNRNYKSFDEFLMDLKQPKRKNIRQERKKIPAQSLQMKRLRGDEIKSSHWDTFYKFYRNTTDNHWGRPYLTREFFHLLGEKMGGNVMLVVAENDDKVVAGALNLIGGDTLFGRLWGCLPDAYFPNLHFEACYYQAIEAAIELNLSKVEAGAQGEHKIQRGYLPVTTYSCHYFSDPGFGAAIGNFLARETAQVKHVIKVLHDSGPYKENILKEFAPQQDDEM from the exons atggcctcgccggcggcggcgacgcggcacCCTTCCCCCACCGTACTCGCCTCCACCCCTCGCCACcggctccgcctccaccgccgt GGATATCCACCTTCAAAACTGGGCTACCAAACATCACGGTTAAAGGTCAATGCACTTTTTGGGTGGCTTAGGGGAGACACGGCAATGCGTGAATTGATCCCTCCTGCTGAATCATATACGCTCTCAGGGTCAGCCTCAGAG GTAGGTGCGGAGCCACGTGAGGTGTCTATTTCTGTGGCTTCCTCTATCATGGACATCCCTGCTGCAGATTGGGATGCCTGTGCGTGTGATCCAGCTGATCCTGAAAAGTTCAACCCTTTCCTTACCCATGCATTCCTCTCAAGCTTAGAAGAATCAGGTTCTGCAGTGAAG GAAACAGGTTGGTTACCTTTCCATGTTGTTGCACGGGATGAGACTGGACATATTATAGGTGTTGTTCCACTTTACCTAAAAAG CCATTCTAGAGGAGAGTTTGTGTTTGATCAGTCATGGGCAGAAGCTTACTACAGCTATGGCCTTGAATACTACCCGAAGCTCCAGTCTTGTGTGCCATTTACTCCAGTAACTGGCCAAAGAATATTACTTCGAAGTACACCATACCGGGATCAAGTTTTTGATGCACTAATCAAAGGTTTGAAGAGCCTGACTACCAAG ATGAATGTGTCATCATTACATATTACTTTTCCATCTGAAGGTGAATTCAGCAAATTGAAGGATAATGGGCTGTTACAAAGAATTGGGTTGCAATATCACTGGAGAAATCGGAATTACAAAAG TTTTGATGAGTTTCTGATGGATTTGAAGCAGCCCAAACGGAAGAATATCAGACAAGAACGTAAAAAG ATTCCTGCTCAAAGTTTGCAAATGAAGAGACTTCGTGGAGACGAAATAAAG AGCAGCCACTGGGACACCTTCTACAAATTCTACCGTAACACAACTGATAATCA CTGGGGCAGACCATACTTGACAAGGGAATTTTTTCACCTCTTAGGAGAAAAGATGGGGGGCAATGTTATGCTTGTTGTTGCTGAAAATGACGATAAAGTTGTTGCTGGTGCTCTTAACCTTATTGGAGGTGATACACTGTTTGGTCGGCTATGGGGATGCCTGCCAGATGCTTATTTTCCGAACTTGCATTTTGAAGCTTGCTATTATCAG GCAATTGAAGCAGCCATAGAGTTAAACCTGAGTAAGGTGGAGGCAGGTGCTCAGGGAGAGCACAAGATCCAGCGTGGTTACCTCCCAGTGACAACTTACAGCTGCCACTATTTTTCAGATCCTGGTTTTGGGGCTGCTATTGGAAATTTTCTTGCACGTGAGACGGCTCAG GTTAAACATGTTATTAAGGTCCTCCATGATTCGGGTCCATACAAGGAAAACATTCTGAAAGAATTTGCACCTCAGCAAGACGATGAAATGTAG
- the LOC101784249 gene encoding uncharacterized protein LOC101784249 isoform X2, with translation MDIPAADWDACACDPADPEKFNPFLTHAFLSSLEESGSAVKETGWLPFHVVARDETGHIIGVVPLYLKSHSRGEFVFDQSWAEAYYSYGLEYYPKLQSCVPFTPVTGQRILLRSTPYRDQVFDALIKGLKSLTTKMNVSSLHITFPSEGEFSKLKDNGLLQRIGLQYHWRNRNYKSFDEFLMDLKQPKRKNIRQERKKIPAQSLQMKRLRGDEIKSSHWDTFYKFYRNTTDNHWGRPYLTREFFHLLGEKMGGNVMLVVAENDDKVVAGALNLIGGDTLFGRLWGCLPDAYFPNLHFEACYYQAIEAAIELNLSKVEAGAQGEHKIQRGYLPVTTYSCHYFSDPGFGAAIGNFLARETAQVKHVIKVLHDSGPYKENILKEFAPQQDDEM, from the exons ATGGACATCCCTGCTGCAGATTGGGATGCCTGTGCGTGTGATCCAGCTGATCCTGAAAAGTTCAACCCTTTCCTTACCCATGCATTCCTCTCAAGCTTAGAAGAATCAGGTTCTGCAGTGAAG GAAACAGGTTGGTTACCTTTCCATGTTGTTGCACGGGATGAGACTGGACATATTATAGGTGTTGTTCCACTTTACCTAAAAAG CCATTCTAGAGGAGAGTTTGTGTTTGATCAGTCATGGGCAGAAGCTTACTACAGCTATGGCCTTGAATACTACCCGAAGCTCCAGTCTTGTGTGCCATTTACTCCAGTAACTGGCCAAAGAATATTACTTCGAAGTACACCATACCGGGATCAAGTTTTTGATGCACTAATCAAAGGTTTGAAGAGCCTGACTACCAAG ATGAATGTGTCATCATTACATATTACTTTTCCATCTGAAGGTGAATTCAGCAAATTGAAGGATAATGGGCTGTTACAAAGAATTGGGTTGCAATATCACTGGAGAAATCGGAATTACAAAAG TTTTGATGAGTTTCTGATGGATTTGAAGCAGCCCAAACGGAAGAATATCAGACAAGAACGTAAAAAG ATTCCTGCTCAAAGTTTGCAAATGAAGAGACTTCGTGGAGACGAAATAAAG AGCAGCCACTGGGACACCTTCTACAAATTCTACCGTAACACAACTGATAATCA CTGGGGCAGACCATACTTGACAAGGGAATTTTTTCACCTCTTAGGAGAAAAGATGGGGGGCAATGTTATGCTTGTTGTTGCTGAAAATGACGATAAAGTTGTTGCTGGTGCTCTTAACCTTATTGGAGGTGATACACTGTTTGGTCGGCTATGGGGATGCCTGCCAGATGCTTATTTTCCGAACTTGCATTTTGAAGCTTGCTATTATCAG GCAATTGAAGCAGCCATAGAGTTAAACCTGAGTAAGGTGGAGGCAGGTGCTCAGGGAGAGCACAAGATCCAGCGTGGTTACCTCCCAGTGACAACTTACAGCTGCCACTATTTTTCAGATCCTGGTTTTGGGGCTGCTATTGGAAATTTTCTTGCACGTGAGACGGCTCAG GTTAAACATGTTATTAAGGTCCTCCATGATTCGGGTCCATACAAGGAAAACATTCTGAAAGAATTTGCACCTCAGCAAGACGATGAAATGTAG